In Pseudomonadota bacterium, the following are encoded in one genomic region:
- a CDS encoding YkgJ family cysteine cluster protein, with protein MENKVIINQCQRCGTCCHKGGPALHIQDKELLLAGNISYRDLVTLRKGERAYSPLTGKIEPIEQELVKISGKEGEWTCRFIGEDLLCGIYGNRPLECRLLKCWDPDELLGVINKDLISRLDIIHPDDPIIGLLQEHDQECGCVIIDGLAVRVLQSNGDQETLEELNKIVRKDLAIRARANEEYGITMEVEMFLFGRPVFIFLSSYGFSAYENEGEIYLKRM; from the coding sequence GTGGAAAACAAAGTAATAATTAATCAGTGTCAAAGATGCGGGACCTGCTGCCACAAGGGAGGGCCGGCATTACATATTCAGGACAAAGAGCTTCTTCTTGCCGGGAATATTTCCTACCGGGATCTTGTTACATTGCGCAAAGGGGAACGGGCATACTCGCCGTTGACCGGTAAAATTGAACCCATCGAACAGGAGCTGGTCAAGATAAGTGGCAAGGAAGGGGAATGGACCTGCCGTTTCATTGGCGAGGATTTATTGTGCGGTATTTATGGGAACCGTCCCCTTGAATGCCGCCTGCTGAAGTGTTGGGACCCTGATGAGCTTCTGGGAGTCATTAATAAGGATTTAATCTCCCGGCTGGACATAATTCATCCCGATGACCCGATCATCGGGTTGCTACAAGAGCATGATCAGGAATGTGGTTGCGTAATTATCGATGGATTGGCGGTGAGGGTTTTGCAGAGCAATGGCGATCAGGAAACCCTTGAAGAACTCAACAAAATAGTCAGAAAAGACCTTGCCATCCGTGCCAGGGCCAATGAAGAATACGGCATAACAATGGAAGTCGAGATGTTTCTTTTCGGGCGTCCGGTCTTTATTTTTCTCTCATCCTATGGATTTTCCGCCTATGAGAATGAAGGGGAGATTTATTTAAAAAGAATGTGA
- a CDS encoding DUF2914 domain-containing protein: MKKVLNVIAALSVMVLLGITVNSAFAQDAPGFTVARMVVCEDVADREPVGAGETFPLSLGAVYGYLEAKDIDADTEIRFVWMHNDIQTAVVPLTIRKGNRWRTYSSKKLGNRTGAWKVELQDTEGTVLKTVAFTVE, encoded by the coding sequence ATGAAAAAAGTTCTAAATGTAATTGCCGCGTTATCAGTGATGGTTTTATTGGGAATAACAGTTAATTCAGCATTTGCTCAAGATGCCCCTGGTTTCACTGTAGCCAGGATGGTTGTTTGTGAAGACGTTGCAGACCGTGAACCGGTTGGCGCCGGGGAGACGTTTCCACTATCTCTGGGGGCGGTGTATGGTTACCTTGAGGCCAAGGATATTGATGCAGACACTGAGATCCGTTTTGTCTGGATGCATAACGATATTCAAACGGCGGTTGTTCCTCTGACAATCCGTAAAGGTAACCGCTGGCGGACATATTCAAGTAAGAAACTTGGAAACCGGACCGGGGCCTGGAAGGTTGAACTTCAGGATACTGAGGGGACTGTGCTGAAAACTGTAGCGTTTACAGTGGAATAA
- a CDS encoding caspase family protein has protein sequence MPHKNYHGAPFFAFSFFLFLTISIAQTSAAEKPTLIINTAGHNSRIHELIFTADGKQLISASEDKTVRLWDLATGETVQIFRAQIEPGPGGKITCAALSPDNRYLAIAGAGYQKKQKRFAPILIFEMESGNIIRTLAGHEDPSGSKTVSSTILDLAFSPDGKKIVSASKDGSAKVWDFTTGNHLATLKDHKDAIFTVAFSPDGKHIVTGSDDNNLCLWDSTNGRLIKTMSGHSEPVRTVAYTPDGKILSGSSDKTVQLWAADGTHLKKIANFNSRIRGISISPDGGTIVVGNAARKEPFNCVSIKLPEGEKLSTFKEHKSFAPATAISPDGLTAASGDNEGKVHLWDINTGNLIQTLEGNGRQVWSVGFAKDGRSIAWGHTRKEFNIFSYGPLQQAFQLSTSQNFFDPSLKPELLSSTKYAQGLKSSGPWQVRTERNKPDTALTILKYSTPLFTITRTETNGAVHKSVTLTPDGKTLISGGNGGKLESFETTTGKKLNKFIGHESDVWALAASPDGRLLVSGSSDQTVRLWEIASARLLLTIFCARDNEWIAWTPEGFFVNSENGSRYIGWHVNQGISKAAKYFPASRLYDQFYRPDIVQAILMGKDEAKILEASSRFNLDQTLESGSAPVVKFLEPVLNETSQRDIKAAIALIDQGGGVGKIIWKLNGVTIGVEKDGRGITALPRKTKTAQQIFSLTKLLTLSPGNNTIEVVAYNKTGSIASDPAKMSLLLKDMISEPPSLHILAIGINQYRDKSLWLKFAVPDAQSLVAKITETSHTIFKDISVTELYDAKATSQGVLEAINQIAQKAQSNDVFMLYLAGHGITLDGRYHFLPVDFRYHNEDSVRDKGINQDHLQTWMSQVSAQKSLILLDTCNSGSYVMAQAATRGIAEKTAIDKLTRATGRAIIAASSDSQVALEGYENHGVFTYALLEALSRADHQNGNRDGFTSTGEIASYINEQVPEITYNKWGYEQVPQVNLLGREFPIGMALRE, from the coding sequence GCCTCGGAGGATAAAACAGTTCGCCTCTGGGATCTTGCAACCGGCGAGACAGTGCAAATCTTCCGTGCTCAAATAGAACCGGGACCGGGGGGAAAAATTACCTGTGCTGCATTGTCGCCGGATAATCGTTATCTGGCAATTGCCGGGGCAGGATATCAAAAAAAGCAAAAACGATTTGCACCAATACTTATCTTTGAAATGGAATCCGGGAATATCATCCGGACATTAGCCGGTCATGAAGATCCAAGCGGATCGAAAACCGTTTCTTCAACCATCCTTGATCTGGCCTTTTCTCCTGACGGCAAAAAAATCGTTTCCGCAAGCAAAGACGGCTCCGCTAAAGTATGGGATTTTACCACCGGTAATCACCTTGCCACCCTGAAAGACCATAAGGACGCGATTTTCACAGTCGCCTTTTCTCCTGACGGCAAACATATTGTTACCGGAAGCGATGACAACAACCTCTGCCTCTGGGACAGTACAAACGGGCGACTCATCAAAACCATGTCCGGCCATTCCGAACCGGTTCGAACTGTCGCCTACACTCCTGACGGGAAGATACTATCAGGCAGCAGCGACAAAACTGTTCAATTGTGGGCTGCGGACGGGACACACTTAAAAAAAATTGCCAACTTTAATAGTAGAATAAGGGGAATTTCCATAAGCCCGGATGGAGGCACCATAGTTGTCGGAAATGCCGCCAGAAAAGAGCCTTTCAATTGCGTTTCCATCAAACTCCCTGAAGGGGAAAAGCTATCCACATTTAAAGAACATAAATCTTTTGCCCCTGCTACAGCCATTTCTCCTGACGGCTTAACCGCAGCAAGCGGTGACAATGAAGGAAAAGTCCACCTCTGGGATATTAATACAGGCAATCTCATTCAAACCCTGGAAGGAAATGGCAGGCAAGTCTGGTCCGTAGGATTTGCCAAAGACGGACGATCCATTGCCTGGGGCCATACTCGAAAAGAATTTAATATATTTTCATACGGTCCGCTGCAACAGGCATTTCAGCTTTCCACCTCGCAGAATTTTTTCGATCCTTCCCTTAAACCGGAATTACTGTCTTCGACTAAGTATGCACAGGGACTTAAGTCATCAGGCCCCTGGCAGGTCCGGACTGAAAGAAACAAGCCCGATACAGCTTTGACAATTTTAAAATACAGCACCCCCCTTTTCACAATTACTCGAACCGAAACAAACGGCGCAGTCCATAAAAGCGTCACTCTGACCCCGGACGGAAAAACCTTGATCAGCGGCGGCAACGGCGGCAAACTTGAATCCTTTGAAACAACAACCGGGAAAAAACTCAATAAATTCATTGGCCATGAAAGTGATGTCTGGGCGTTGGCCGCATCCCCGGACGGGCGGCTCCTGGTTTCCGGTTCTTCCGACCAGACCGTACGGCTCTGGGAAATAGCCTCGGCCAGATTATTGCTGACAATTTTCTGCGCCAGAGATAACGAATGGATTGCCTGGACTCCTGAGGGATTCTTTGTCAACTCGGAAAACGGCAGCAGGTATATCGGTTGGCATGTGAATCAGGGTATTTCAAAAGCTGCCAAATATTTTCCAGCCTCACGCCTGTATGATCAATTTTATCGGCCGGACATAGTCCAGGCAATACTTATGGGAAAAGACGAGGCAAAGATTCTTGAGGCTTCTTCGCGATTTAATCTTGATCAGACCCTTGAAAGCGGTTCAGCTCCGGTGGTAAAATTTCTCGAACCCGTTCTTAATGAAACTTCTCAGAGGGATATCAAGGCTGCCATCGCTTTAATCGATCAGGGAGGAGGTGTCGGCAAAATCATCTGGAAACTCAATGGGGTCACCATCGGCGTTGAAAAGGACGGAAGGGGCATTACTGCTCTCCCCAGGAAAACAAAGACCGCCCAACAAATTTTCAGCCTCACCAAACTCCTGACTCTCAGCCCGGGCAACAACACCATCGAGGTGGTTGCGTATAATAAAACCGGCAGCATCGCTTCAGATCCGGCAAAGATGTCCCTCCTGCTGAAAGATATGATTTCAGAACCCCCATCCCTTCACATTCTGGCCATCGGCATCAACCAATACCGTGACAAATCCCTTTGGCTGAAATTTGCGGTTCCGGATGCACAAAGCCTGGTTGCTAAAATTACTGAAACATCTCACACAATATTCAAAGATATTTCCGTAACTGAGCTTTACGATGCCAAAGCTACAAGTCAGGGGGTCCTTGAAGCCATCAATCAAATCGCCCAAAAAGCCCAAAGCAACGATGTATTCATGCTTTACCTGGCAGGTCACGGCATTACTCTTGACGGCCGCTATCATTTTCTGCCGGTTGATTTTCGTTATCATAATGAAGATTCAGTGCGGGATAAGGGGATCAATCAAGACCATCTGCAGACCTGGATGAGTCAGGTATCCGCCCAGAAAAGCCTTATCCTGCTCGACACCTGTAATAGCGGCTCCTATGTCATGGCCCAGGCAGCAACTCGCGGGATTGCAGAAAAAACAGCAATTGACAAACTCACCCGCGCCACCGGTCGGGCGATTATCGCCGCTTCGTCGGATTCCCAGGTCGCCCTTGAAGGATACGAAAACCACGGGGTTTTCACCTATGCCCTGCTGGAGGCCCTTTCCAGGGCGGATCACCAAAACGGCAATCGCGACGGCTTTACCAGCACCGGCGAAATCGCCTCATACATTAATGAGCAGGTCCCGGAGATAACTTATAATAAATGGGGATATGAACAGGTTCCGCAGGTAAATCTTCTGGGCCGGGAATTTCCTATCGGCATGGCATTACGAGAATAA